Proteins encoded by one window of Arcobacter sp. LA11:
- a CDS encoding aminodeoxychorismate/anthranilate synthase component II: protein MILMIDNYDSFTYNIVQYCLELGADLKVIRNDELTVEEIEKLNPEKIIISPGPATPDDAGICLDVIKHFADKKPIFGICLGHQSIAQVFGGEVIRAKNMMHGKTSKIKITNDTTLFNELPKEFTQTRYHSLTVKKENLPSCIVPTSVSMDDNEIMSLEIKDKDIYGVQFHPESIMSEHGFKIIDNFLKL from the coding sequence ATGATTCTAATGATAGATAATTATGACTCCTTTACTTATAATATTGTTCAATATTGTTTAGAATTAGGAGCTGATTTAAAAGTTATTAGAAATGATGAATTAACTGTAGAAGAAATTGAAAAGTTAAATCCTGAGAAGATTATAATTTCTCCTGGTCCAGCAACTCCTGATGATGCAGGAATTTGTTTAGATGTTATTAAACATTTTGCAGATAAAAAACCAATATTTGGTATCTGTTTAGGTCATCAAAGTATCGCGCAGGTATTTGGGGGTGAAGTAATTCGTGCAAAAAATATGATGCATGGAAAAACTTCAAAAATTAAAATTACGAATGATACAACTCTATTTAATGAATTGCCAAAAGAGTTTACTCAAACAAGATATCATTCTTTAACGGTTAAAAAGGAGAACTTACCAAGTTGTATTGTTCCCACTTCAGTAAGTATGGATGATAATGAGATAATGTCTTTAGAAATAAAAGATAAAGATATTTACGGTGTTCAATTTCATCCTGAATCTATCATGAGTGAGCATGGGTTTAAAATTATTGATAATTTTTTAAAGTTATGA